A window of Candidatus Caccoplasma merdavium contains these coding sequences:
- a CDS encoding sodium:solute symporter gives METLDWIVIGLFCLALVGIIVWVMRQKQDDSKDYFLGGRDATWIAIGASIFASNIGSEHLIGLAGAGASSGMAMAHWEIQGWMILILGWVFVPFYSRSMVYTMPEFLERRYNPQSRTILSLISLISYVLTKVAVTVYAGGLVFQQVFGIDTLWGIDFFWIAAIGLVVITALYTIFGGMKSVLYTSVLQTPILLLGSLIILVLGFRELGGWDEMMRICSNVTVNDYGDSMTDLIRSNSDPDFPWLGALVGSSIIGFWYWCTDQYIVQRVLSGKNQREARRGSIFGAYLKLLPVFLFLIPGMIAFALHQKSLAAGGEGFLPMLANGMHNADAAFPTLVSKLLPAGVKGIVVCGILAALMSSLASLFNSSAMLFTIDFYKRFRPNTPEKRLVVIGQVATVVIVLLGILWIPIMRSVGDVLYAYLQDVQSVLAPGIAAAFLLGICWKRASAKGGMWGLLAGMIIGLTRLGAKVYYSTAGAAAGDSLFKYLFYDLNWLFFCGWMFLFCLLVVIVVSYCTQAPSEEKIKGLVFGTASKEQLAETRASWNKWDIIHTCIIIAITAAFYWYFW, from the coding sequence GTGGAAACATTAGATTGGATTGTCATAGGGCTCTTCTGCTTAGCCCTCGTGGGCATCATCGTATGGGTGATGCGCCAGAAACAAGATGACTCGAAAGATTACTTCCTCGGTGGCCGCGACGCCACATGGATTGCCATCGGCGCCTCGATTTTCGCCTCGAACATCGGCTCCGAACACCTCATCGGCCTTGCCGGCGCCGGCGCGTCGAGCGGCATGGCCATGGCCCACTGGGAAATTCAGGGCTGGATGATATTGATACTCGGCTGGGTCTTCGTCCCGTTCTACTCGCGCAGCATGGTCTACACGATGCCCGAGTTCCTCGAACGCCGCTACAACCCCCAGTCGCGCACCATACTCTCGCTCATCTCGCTCATCAGCTATGTGCTCACCAAGGTGGCCGTGACGGTCTATGCCGGCGGACTGGTCTTCCAGCAGGTCTTCGGCATCGACACGCTGTGGGGCATCGACTTCTTCTGGATTGCCGCCATCGGCCTGGTGGTCATCACCGCCCTCTACACCATCTTCGGCGGCATGAAATCGGTACTCTACACCTCGGTGCTGCAAACCCCCATTCTCCTGCTCGGCTCGCTCATCATTTTGGTTCTCGGATTCAGGGAACTCGGCGGCTGGGACGAGATGATGCGCATTTGCAGCAACGTCACCGTCAACGATTACGGCGACTCGATGACCGACCTCATACGCAGCAACAGCGATCCCGACTTCCCATGGTTGGGCGCACTCGTCGGTTCGTCGATTATCGGTTTCTGGTACTGGTGCACCGACCAGTACATCGTGCAACGTGTGCTCTCGGGTAAGAACCAGAGAGAGGCCCGCCGCGGAAGCATCTTCGGCGCCTACCTCAAACTGCTGCCCGTCTTCCTCTTCCTCATTCCCGGCATGATAGCCTTTGCCCTGCACCAGAAATCGCTGGCCGCCGGAGGTGAAGGATTCCTGCCGATGCTGGCCAACGGCATGCACAACGCCGACGCCGCCTTCCCCACCCTGGTATCGAAACTGCTGCCCGCCGGCGTGAAAGGTATCGTGGTGTGCGGTATCCTGGCCGCCCTCATGAGCTCGCTGGCCTCGCTCTTCAACTCCTCGGCCATGCTCTTCACCATCGACTTCTACAAACGCTTCCGTCCCAACACGCCCGAGAAAAGACTCGTGGTGATAGGCCAGGTGGCCACCGTGGTCATCGTGCTGCTGGGCATCTTGTGGATACCCATCATGCGCAGCGTGGGCGACGTGCTCTATGCTTACCTGCAAGACGTGCAGTCGGTACTGGCTCCCGGTATCGCCGCCGCCTTCCTCCTCGGTATCTGCTGGAAACGCGCTTCGGCCAAGGGCGGCATGTGGGGATTGCTCGCCGGCATGATTATCGGCCTCACCCGCCTCGGCGCCAAGGTCTACTACTCCACCGCAGGAGCCGCAGCCGGCGACAGCCTCTTCAAGTACCTCTTCTACGACCTCAACTGGCTCTTCTTCTGCGGCTGGATGTTCCTCTTCTGCCTCCTCGTGGTCATCGTGGTGAGCTACTGCACGCAGGCTCCTTCGGAAGAGAAAATCAAGGGGCTGGTATTCGGAACGGCCAGCAAGGAACAACTGGCCGAAACCCGGGCCAGCTGGAACAAGTGGGACATCATTCACACTTGCATCATTATAGCCATTACCGCCGCATTCTACTGGTATTTCTGGTAA
- a CDS encoding L-ribulose-5-phosphate 4-epimerase, translating into MLEALKEKVFRANLDLVKHGLVIFTWGNVSAIDRESNLVVIKPSGVSYETMVAADMVVVDLDGNIIEGGLRPSSDTPTHLMLYKAFDGIGGIVHTHSTYATAWAQAGRDIPNIGTTHADYFHDAIPCTDEMSRAEVEGNYEKETGRVIIRCFKNIDPLHTPGALVRNHGPFAWGKDAADAVHNAVVMEQVAQMAYLSYQINPELTMNPLLVEKHFSRKHGPNAYYGQKK; encoded by the coding sequence ATGTTAGAAGCTCTGAAAGAAAAAGTATTCCGTGCCAACCTCGACCTGGTCAAGCACGGGCTGGTCATTTTCACCTGGGGAAACGTCTCGGCCATCGACCGGGAGAGCAACCTGGTTGTCATCAAGCCTTCGGGCGTAAGTTATGAAACGATGGTGGCCGCCGACATGGTGGTGGTCGACCTCGATGGCAACATCATCGAAGGCGGCCTGCGTCCATCGTCCGATACCCCCACGCACCTCATGCTCTACAAAGCCTTCGACGGCATCGGAGGCATCGTGCACACCCACTCGACCTACGCCACCGCCTGGGCACAAGCCGGCCGCGACATTCCCAACATCGGGACGACACACGCCGACTACTTCCACGATGCCATACCCTGCACCGACGAGATGTCACGCGCCGAGGTCGAAGGGAACTATGAAAAAGAGACCGGCCGCGTCATCATCAGATGCTTTAAAAACATCGATCCCCTGCACACGCCGGGGGCCCTCGTGCGCAACCACGGGCCCTTTGCCTGGGGCAAAGACGCCGCCGACGCCGTACACAACGCCGTGGTGATGGAACAGGTTGCCCAGATGGCCTACCTCTCCTACCAAATCAATCCCGAGCTCACGATGAACCCGCTGCTCGTCGAGAAACATTTCAGCCGCAAGCATGGCCCCAACGCCTACTACGGGCAGAAAAAATAA
- a CDS encoding galactose mutarotase: protein MKKHAFLLAALTLLLGASCTQKAETTLSGLNPADFETVVDGKPVALYTLKNAAGMEVCITNFGGRIVSLMVPDRNGEMRDVVLGFDNIADYQNVPSDFGASIGRYANRIDHGRLIIDGDTVQLPQNNFGHCLHGGPDGWQYKVYEARQLDGKTLELYMDSPDGDENFPGRVEAKVTYNLTDDNAIVIAYEATTDAPTVVNMTNHSYFNLSGDPTRTILDHLLTVDADSYTPVDSTYMTTGEIAPVEGTPMDFRTETAVGARLHENNEQLKNANGYDHNWVLATAGDAERTATRLVSPETGICLTVRTTEPGIQIYSGNFLDGTVKGKGGIVYNPRTAICLETQHYPDSPNKPQWPSTLLRPGEKYESLCIYGFSIAE, encoded by the coding sequence ATGAAAAAACACGCTTTTCTCCTGGCCGCGCTGACACTCCTGCTGGGTGCCTCCTGCACGCAAAAGGCCGAAACCACCCTGTCGGGTCTCAACCCGGCCGATTTTGAGACCGTCGTCGACGGAAAACCGGTAGCCCTCTATACCTTGAAGAACGCCGCCGGCATGGAAGTCTGCATCACCAATTTCGGCGGACGCATCGTCTCGCTCATGGTGCCCGACCGCAACGGCGAAATGCGCGACGTGGTATTGGGATTTGACAACATCGCCGACTACCAGAACGTGCCCTCCGACTTCGGAGCGTCGATAGGCCGCTATGCCAACCGCATCGACCACGGCCGCCTCATCATCGACGGCGACACCGTGCAACTGCCGCAAAACAACTTCGGACACTGCCTGCACGGCGGCCCCGACGGCTGGCAATACAAGGTGTATGAAGCCCGCCAGCTCGACGGCAAGACCCTCGAACTCTACATGGACTCGCCCGACGGCGACGAGAACTTCCCCGGCCGCGTCGAGGCCAAAGTGACCTATAACCTCACCGACGACAACGCCATCGTCATCGCCTACGAGGCAACCACCGACGCGCCCACCGTCGTGAACATGACCAACCACTCCTACTTCAACCTCTCGGGCGACCCCACCCGCACCATTCTCGACCATCTGCTCACGGTCGATGCCGACAGCTACACGCCCGTCGACAGCACTTACATGACCACGGGCGAGATAGCCCCCGTCGAAGGAACTCCGATGGACTTCCGCACCGAAACGGCCGTGGGAGCCCGCCTGCATGAAAACAACGAACAGTTGAAAAACGCCAACGGCTACGACCACAACTGGGTACTGGCCACCGCCGGCGACGCCGAACGCACCGCCACCCGACTGGTATCGCCCGAGACAGGCATCTGCCTCACCGTGCGCACCACCGAACCGGGCATACAAATCTACTCGGGCAACTTCCTCGACGGCACGGTCAAAGGGAAAGGCGGCATCGTCTACAACCCCCGCACCGCCATCTGTCTCGAAACACAACATTACCCCGACAGCCCCAACAAACCGCAATGGCCCTCGACCCTGCTGCGCCCCGGCGAGAAATACGAGAGCCTCTGCATCTACGGATTTTCGATTGCTGAGTAA
- a CDS encoding transketolase produces the protein MMDNKVTNLAADNIRILAASMVEKANSGHPGGAMGGADFVNVLFSEYLVYDPENPRWEGRDRFFLDPGHMSPMLYSVLALTGKFTMEELSQFRQWDSPTPGHPEVNVMRGIENTSGPLGQGHTFAVGAAIAAKFLKARLGEVMNQTIYAYISDGGVQEEISQGAGRLAGHLGLDNLIMFYDSNDIQLSTATNAVTSENVAQKYEAWGWKVISINGNDPDEIRCALNRAREEKGQPTLIIGKTVMGKGARKADGSSYENNCATHGAPLGGDAYVNTIKNLGGDPENPFQIFPEVQALYAARAEELKKIVAERYAARDAWAKANPELAAKMESWFAGKAPVVNWDAIEQKAGAATRAASATVLGALATQVENMIVASADLSNSDKTDGFLKKTHAFTRDDFSGAFLQAGVSELTMACCAIGMALHGGVIPACATFFVFSDYMKPAARMAALMETPVKFIWTHDAFRVGEDGPTHEPVEQEAQIRLLEKLKNHKGHNSMLVLRPADAEETTVAWRLAMENTTTPTALIFSRQNIANLPAGNDYSLVAKGAYIVAGSDADPDVVLVASGSEVSTLVAGAEKLRAEGIKVRIVSAPSEGLFRTQSKEYQESVIPTGAKVFGLTAGLPVTLEGLVGANGKVFGLESFGFSAPYKVLDEKLGFTAQNVYDQVKALLA, from the coding sequence CTGATGGACAACAAAGTAACTAATCTCGCAGCCGACAACATACGCATATTGGCTGCCTCAATGGTCGAAAAAGCCAACTCGGGACACCCCGGAGGAGCCATGGGTGGCGCCGACTTCGTCAACGTACTCTTCTCGGAGTATCTCGTGTATGACCCCGAAAATCCCCGTTGGGAAGGACGCGACCGCTTCTTCCTCGACCCGGGACACATGTCGCCCATGCTCTACTCGGTGCTGGCCCTCACCGGCAAATTCACGATGGAAGAGTTGAGCCAGTTCCGCCAATGGGACAGCCCCACGCCGGGCCACCCCGAAGTGAACGTCATGCGCGGCATCGAAAACACCTCGGGCCCGCTGGGTCAAGGCCACACCTTCGCCGTGGGAGCCGCCATCGCCGCCAAATTCCTCAAAGCCCGCCTCGGTGAAGTGATGAACCAGACGATATATGCCTACATCTCCGACGGTGGCGTGCAGGAAGAAATCTCGCAGGGAGCCGGCCGTCTGGCAGGACACCTCGGCCTCGACAACCTCATCATGTTCTACGACTCCAACGACATACAGCTCTCGACGGCCACCAACGCCGTGACCAGCGAGAATGTCGCCCAAAAATACGAGGCATGGGGCTGGAAAGTCATCTCCATCAACGGCAACGACCCCGACGAGATACGTTGCGCCCTCAACCGGGCCCGGGAGGAGAAGGGACAACCCACCCTCATCATCGGCAAGACCGTCATGGGCAAAGGCGCCCGCAAGGCCGACGGCAGCAGCTACGAAAACAACTGCGCCACACACGGTGCACCCCTGGGTGGTGACGCCTATGTCAACACCATCAAAAACCTCGGCGGAGACCCCGAAAATCCCTTCCAAATCTTCCCCGAAGTGCAAGCCCTCTACGCCGCCCGCGCCGAAGAACTCAAAAAAATCGTCGCCGAGCGCTACGCCGCCCGTGACGCCTGGGCCAAGGCCAATCCCGAACTGGCCGCCAAGATGGAAAGCTGGTTTGCCGGGAAAGCCCCCGTCGTAAACTGGGACGCCATCGAGCAAAAAGCCGGCGCCGCCACACGCGCCGCCTCGGCCACGGTACTCGGAGCGCTGGCCACACAGGTAGAGAACATGATTGTCGCCTCGGCCGACCTCTCCAACTCCGACAAGACCGACGGCTTCCTCAAAAAGACCCACGCCTTCACCCGCGACGACTTCTCGGGAGCCTTCCTCCAAGCCGGCGTGTCGGAGCTCACCATGGCCTGCTGCGCCATAGGCATGGCCCTGCACGGCGGTGTGATACCGGCCTGCGCCACCTTCTTCGTCTTCTCCGACTACATGAAACCGGCCGCCCGCATGGCCGCCCTCATGGAGACCCCCGTGAAGTTCATCTGGACACACGACGCCTTCCGCGTCGGTGAAGACGGCCCCACCCACGAACCGGTAGAACAGGAAGCCCAAATCCGTCTCCTCGAAAAGCTCAAAAACCACAAAGGACACAACTCGATGCTGGTACTCCGCCCGGCCGACGCCGAAGAGACCACCGTCGCCTGGCGGCTGGCCATGGAGAACACCACTACCCCCACGGCGCTCATCTTCTCGCGGCAGAACATCGCCAACCTGCCCGCCGGTAACGATTACAGCCTCGTAGCCAAAGGCGCCTACATCGTGGCCGGCTCCGATGCCGACCCCGACGTGGTGCTGGTGGCCTCGGGTTCGGAAGTATCGACCCTCGTGGCCGGTGCCGAAAAACTCCGCGCCGAAGGCATCAAGGTGCGCATCGTGTCGGCTCCGTCGGAAGGTCTCTTCCGCACCCAGAGCAAAGAATACCAGGAGAGCGTTATCCCCACGGGAGCCAAAGTATTCGGCCTCACCGCCGGACTGCCCGTCACCCTCGAAGGGCTGGTCGGCGCCAACGGCAAGGTGTTCGGTCTCGAATCGTTCGGCTTCTCGGCTCCCTACAAGGTGCTCGACGAGAAGCTCGGCTTCACCGCACAGAACGTCTACGACCAAGTAAAAGCATTGCTGGCCTAA
- a CDS encoding NUDIX hydrolase, which yields MSYYHSEIKHYVAVDCVIFGFQQGSLNLLLLKRKMEPAQGQWSLMGGFVREGESVDDAAKRVLAELTGLENVYMEQVHTFGAINRDPGERVISVVYYALINIDEYDRELVHEHNAYWVNIDEVPPLIFDHEEMVAQAREKMKQKAAREPIGFNLLPKLFTLTRLQSLYEAIYGETIDKRNFRKRVAEMDCIEKTDKIDKESSKRGASLYQFNANVYNRTNTKFKL from the coding sequence ATGTCGTACTATCATTCCGAAATCAAACACTACGTCGCCGTGGACTGCGTCATCTTCGGTTTCCAGCAAGGGTCGCTCAACCTGCTGCTGCTCAAACGCAAGATGGAACCGGCCCAAGGGCAATGGTCGCTGATGGGGGGATTCGTGCGCGAAGGCGAGAGTGTCGATGACGCGGCCAAGCGGGTCTTGGCCGAACTCACCGGCCTCGAAAACGTCTACATGGAGCAGGTACACACGTTCGGCGCCATCAATCGCGACCCCGGCGAACGCGTCATATCGGTCGTCTACTACGCCCTCATCAACATCGACGAATACGACCGCGAACTGGTGCACGAGCATAACGCCTACTGGGTCAACATCGACGAGGTTCCGCCCCTCATCTTCGACCACGAAGAGATGGTGGCGCAGGCCCGGGAAAAGATGAAACAGAAAGCGGCCCGGGAACCGATAGGCTTCAACCTGCTGCCCAAGCTGTTCACCCTCACCCGCCTGCAAAGCCTCTATGAGGCCATCTACGGCGAGACCATCGACAAACGCAACTTCCGCAAACGGGTAGCCGAGATGGACTGTATCGAGAAAACCGACAAAATCGACAAGGAATCGTCGAAACGGGGCGCCTCGCTCTACCAGTTCAACGCCAACGTATATAACCGAACCAACACGAAATTCAAACTTTAA
- the araA gene encoding L-arabinose isomerase, whose translation MKGFENFEVWFVTGAQLLYGGDAVIAVDAHSNEMVKGLNESGNLPVKVVYKGTVNSAREVTDTLKAANNDPRCIGVITWMHTFSPAKMWIHGLQELRKPLLHFHTQFNKEIPWETMDMDFMNLNQSAHGDREFGHIVTRMRKNRKVVVGHWQDPAAQAKIAVWMRVAAAWADAQDMRIIRFGDQMNNVAVTDGDKVEAEMRLGYHVDYYPIADLVAVQDQVTDAEVDALVAEYEKEYDLAPNCQAGGKDRQQVRNAAREEIALRRFLEAKGAKAFTTNFDDLAGVDQLPGLACQRLMAEGYGFGAEGDWKTAALYRTMWFMGQGLPRGCSFLEDYTLNFDGEKSAILQAHMLEVCPLIAEHKPKLEVHPLGIGGKNDPARLVFTSKQGAGVAATIVDMGNRFRLIVNEVDCIKSKELPKLPVASALWIPRPSFEVGAAAWILAGGTHHTSFSYDLTTEYLEDYADIAGIELVVIDANTTIPQFKKELRLNEIYYMLNKALC comes from the coding sequence ATGAAAGGATTTGAAAATTTTGAAGTCTGGTTTGTCACCGGCGCCCAACTGCTTTACGGAGGCGATGCCGTCATCGCCGTCGACGCCCACTCCAACGAAATGGTAAAGGGGCTCAACGAATCGGGCAACCTGCCTGTAAAAGTCGTCTACAAAGGCACCGTCAATTCGGCCCGCGAAGTGACCGACACGCTCAAAGCCGCCAACAACGACCCGCGCTGCATCGGCGTCATCACCTGGATGCACACCTTCTCGCCGGCCAAGATGTGGATACACGGCCTGCAAGAGCTGCGCAAACCGTTGCTGCACTTCCACACCCAGTTCAACAAGGAGATTCCCTGGGAGACCATGGACATGGACTTCATGAACCTCAACCAGTCGGCACACGGCGACCGCGAATTCGGCCACATCGTCACCCGCATGCGCAAAAACCGCAAAGTGGTCGTAGGCCACTGGCAAGACCCCGCCGCACAAGCCAAAATCGCCGTGTGGATGCGGGTGGCCGCCGCCTGGGCCGACGCACAGGACATGCGCATCATTCGCTTCGGCGACCAGATGAACAACGTGGCCGTGACCGACGGCGACAAGGTCGAGGCCGAAATGCGGCTGGGCTATCATGTCGACTACTATCCCATTGCCGACCTCGTGGCCGTGCAAGACCAGGTAACCGATGCCGAAGTCGACGCCCTCGTGGCCGAATACGAGAAAGAGTATGACCTCGCCCCCAACTGCCAAGCCGGCGGCAAAGACCGCCAGCAGGTGCGCAACGCCGCCCGTGAGGAGATAGCCCTGCGCCGCTTCCTCGAAGCCAAAGGGGCCAAAGCCTTCACCACCAACTTCGACGACCTCGCCGGCGTAGACCAACTTCCCGGCCTCGCCTGCCAACGCCTTATGGCCGAAGGCTACGGTTTCGGCGCCGAAGGCGACTGGAAGACGGCCGCCCTCTACCGCACCATGTGGTTCATGGGTCAGGGACTGCCCCGCGGCTGCTCGTTCCTCGAAGACTACACCCTCAACTTCGACGGCGAGAAGAGCGCCATACTGCAAGCCCACATGCTCGAAGTGTGCCCCCTCATCGCCGAGCACAAACCCAAACTCGAAGTGCACCCCCTCGGCATCGGCGGCAAGAACGACCCCGCCCGCCTCGTCTTCACCTCGAAACAGGGAGCCGGCGTCGCCGCCACGATTGTCGACATGGGCAACCGCTTCCGCCTCATCGTCAACGAAGTCGACTGCATCAAGTCGAAAGAGCTGCCCAAGCTGCCGGTCGCCTCGGCGCTGTGGATTCCCCGTCCCAGCTTTGAAGTAGGTGCCGCCGCTTGGATTCTGGCCGGAGGCACCCACCACACCTCATTCTCCTACGACCTCACCACCGAATACCTCGAAGATTATGCCGACATCGCCGGCATCGAACTGGTGGTCATCGACGCCAACACGACCATTCCGCAATTCAAGAAAGAGTTGCGCCTCAACGAGATTTACTACATGCTCAACAAAGCCCTCTGCTAA
- the galK gene encoding galactokinase: MDNTLVRTSFQKYFATSGDLYFSPGRINLIGEHTDYNGGFVLPGAIDKGILAEIKPNGKNIVRAYSVDLDEYAEFGMEESDKPAQSWACYIFGVVREIIKRGGKVGGFDTAFSGDVPLGAGLSSSAALESTFAFALNDLYGLGIDKFELAKIGQATEHNYCGVKCGIMDQFASVFGKAGHLIRLDCRSLEYEYVPFDPKGYKMVLIDSVVKHELASSAYNRRRESCEAVVAAIQKRHPEVSLLRDADMAMLAEVKNEVSAEDYMRAEYVIEEIQRLLDACDALEKGDYKTVGEKMYGTHHGMSKLYEVSCEELDYLNDVARECGVTGSRVMGGGFGGCTINLVPEEKYDHFIETAVKGFTEKFGKEPKVYPVTISDGARKL, translated from the coding sequence ATGGACAACACACTTGTAAGAACCAGTTTCCAGAAATATTTCGCGACCTCGGGCGACCTCTACTTCTCGCCGGGACGCATCAACCTCATCGGCGAACACACCGACTACAACGGGGGCTTTGTCCTGCCCGGAGCCATCGACAAAGGAATCCTCGCCGAGATAAAACCCAACGGGAAAAACATCGTCCGCGCCTACTCGGTCGACCTCGACGAGTATGCCGAGTTCGGCATGGAAGAGAGCGACAAACCGGCACAAAGCTGGGCTTGCTACATCTTCGGCGTGGTGCGTGAAATCATCAAACGCGGCGGAAAAGTGGGCGGCTTCGACACCGCCTTCTCGGGCGACGTGCCCCTCGGTGCCGGCCTCTCCTCGTCGGCCGCCCTCGAAAGCACCTTCGCCTTCGCCCTCAACGACCTCTACGGCCTGGGCATCGACAAGTTCGAGCTGGCCAAGATAGGACAGGCCACCGAGCACAACTACTGCGGCGTGAAGTGCGGCATCATGGACCAGTTTGCCTCGGTATTCGGCAAAGCCGGCCATCTCATTCGCCTCGACTGCCGCTCGCTCGAATATGAATATGTGCCCTTCGACCCGAAAGGCTACAAAATGGTGCTCATCGACTCGGTGGTGAAACACGAACTGGCCTCGTCGGCCTATAACCGCCGCCGCGAATCGTGCGAAGCCGTCGTGGCCGCCATACAGAAACGCCACCCCGAAGTGTCGCTCCTGCGTGACGCCGACATGGCCATGCTGGCCGAAGTGAAAAACGAGGTGAGCGCCGAAGACTACATGCGCGCCGAGTATGTCATCGAAGAAATCCAACGCCTGCTCGACGCCTGCGACGCCCTCGAAAAAGGCGACTACAAGACCGTGGGCGAGAAAATGTACGGCACCCACCACGGCATGAGCAAACTCTATGAGGTGAGCTGCGAAGAACTCGACTACCTCAACGACGTGGCCCGCGAATGCGGCGTCACCGGCTCACGCGTCATGGGAGGCGGCTTCGGCGGCTGCACCATCAACCTCGTGCCCGAAGAGAAATACGACCACTTCATAGAGACGGCCGTCAAAGGCTTCACCGAAAAATTCGGCAAGGAGCCCAAAGTCTACCCTGTTACCATCAGCGACGGCGCCCGCAAATTGTAA
- a CDS encoding ribulokinase, which yields MIMSKYVIGLDYGSDSARAIVVDAATGRQLASSVKYYPRWKTGKYCDPAANQYRQHPLDYVEVLESSVREALAACPAGTAEQVVGIAFDTTGSTPAFTDESGNPLALLPEFAENPNAMFVLWKDHTAVKEAAEVNDLARRWHTDYTSYEGGIYSSEWFWAKALHILREDPQVRAKAYSIVEYCDWLPALITGVKHSRDIVRSRCAGGHKAMWHESWGGLPDEEFLTTLDPLLAGFRSRLFDKTETADKPVGTLSPEWAGRLGLSTDVVVAGGAFDCHMGAVGANIAPHTFVRVIGTSTCDVMVVPYEEIGDKLIRGICGQVDGSVIPGMIGLEAGQSSFGDVYAWFKRVLEYPLREILAKSEIIDEATKEKLIAETADQIIPRLTAEAEKLPVDENALLATDWLNGRRTPDANQLLKGTLTGITLGSDAPRIFRALVEATAFGSRAIIERFRSEGVRIDHVIGIGGIALKSPFVMQTLSDVLNMPIKVCRTDQACALGAAMFAATAAGLYPTVEAAQAAMNSGYAAEYRPNANNAVKYQKIYEKYCNLGAFTEKELFA from the coding sequence ATGATTATGAGTAAATATGTCATAGGACTCGACTACGGCAGCGACTCGGCCCGGGCCATCGTCGTCGATGCAGCCACCGGTCGGCAGCTTGCCTCGTCGGTCAAATACTATCCCCGTTGGAAAACGGGAAAATACTGCGACCCCGCCGCCAACCAATATCGCCAGCACCCGCTCGATTATGTCGAGGTGCTCGAATCCTCGGTGCGCGAAGCACTGGCTGCCTGCCCCGCCGGAACGGCGGAGCAGGTGGTGGGCATCGCCTTCGACACGACAGGCAGCACGCCGGCCTTCACCGACGAAAGCGGCAACCCGCTGGCACTCCTGCCCGAGTTTGCCGAGAACCCCAACGCCATGTTTGTCTTGTGGAAAGACCACACCGCCGTGAAAGAGGCCGCCGAGGTCAACGACCTCGCCCGTCGCTGGCACACCGACTACACTTCCTATGAAGGAGGCATCTACTCCTCGGAGTGGTTTTGGGCCAAAGCCCTCCACATCTTGCGCGAAGACCCGCAAGTGCGGGCCAAAGCCTACTCCATCGTGGAATATTGCGATTGGCTGCCGGCCCTCATCACCGGCGTGAAACACAGCCGTGACATCGTGCGCAGCCGCTGCGCCGGCGGCCACAAAGCCATGTGGCACGAGAGCTGGGGCGGACTGCCCGACGAGGAGTTTCTCACCACGCTCGACCCGCTGCTGGCCGGATTCCGCAGCCGCCTTTTCGACAAGACCGAGACAGCCGACAAACCGGTAGGCACCCTCTCGCCCGAGTGGGCCGGGCGGCTGGGACTGTCGACCGACGTCGTCGTGGCCGGCGGAGCCTTCGACTGCCACATGGGCGCCGTGGGTGCCAACATCGCCCCGCACACCTTCGTGCGTGTCATCGGCACCTCGACCTGCGACGTGATGGTCGTTCCCTATGAAGAGATTGGCGACAAACTCATTCGGGGCATCTGCGGCCAGGTCGACGGCTCGGTCATTCCCGGCATGATAGGTCTCGAAGCCGGCCAATCGAGTTTCGGCGACGTCTACGCCTGGTTCAAACGAGTGCTCGAATATCCGCTCCGTGAGATATTGGCCAAATCGGAAATCATCGACGAGGCCACCAAGGAAAAACTCATCGCCGAAACGGCCGACCAAATCATTCCCCGCCTCACCGCCGAGGCCGAGAAACTGCCCGTCGACGAGAACGCCCTCCTCGCCACCGACTGGCTCAACGGCCGCCGCACCCCCGATGCCAACCAACTGCTCAAAGGCACCTTGACGGGAATCACCCTCGGCAGCGACGCACCGCGCATCTTCCGGGCCCTGGTCGAGGCTACGGCGTTCGGCTCGCGAGCCATCATCGAGCGGTTCCGCAGCGAAGGCGTGCGCATCGACCACGTCATCGGCATCGGTGGCATCGCCCTGAAATCGCCCTTTGTGATGCAAACCCTCAGCGACGTGCTCAACATGCCCATCAAGGTATGCCGCACCGACCAGGCCTGTGCACTCGGCGCCGCCATGTTCGCCGCCACGGCCGCCGGCCTCTACCCCACCGTCGAAGCCGCACAGGCCGCCATGAACTCGGGATATGCCGCCGAATACCGTCCAAACGCAAATAATGCAGTCAAATATCAAAAGATATACGAAAAATATTGTAATTTAGGGGCGTTTACCGAAAAAGAACTTTTTGCGTAA